Genomic segment of Coffea arabica cultivar ET-39 chromosome 1e, Coffea Arabica ET-39 HiFi, whole genome shotgun sequence:
TGGAAAAATGATAATTTGGGCTTTAGTCTACGATCCACGGGCTTTTAACTGCCTTCCCGAACAGTTTCAAATATGGAGAGCTGCACTGcacagccttttttttttttttttttttaaataatttttaccCTATCACAAATTAACTTAAGATTGCATGCATGGCCTTGTCGCAATAAACATTGCGACTTACAACATTTTTAGTCCAAATTTTTATCTTTTACGAATGAATTGAATAAAAAGACAAGATATCCTTTCTTGATCCTTTAATTTGGCCTTCTTTGAATTGTTATGAAAAATATCAAATTATCTGAAGGCAATGAGGCTTAAATTGGCACACAATGATTTGGCAAGAATTAAGCACGGTTTTTCTATTTATGCACTTgtagaaaataaaatgagaaaagaaaaacataagTCTTCAACTGGTCCAGCACGTaaagaaaggagaagaaaattctagaaaattccgtagcttttttcttttccttaccTATTTAGTAGTCTacctttacaaaaaaaaaagaaaagaaaagaaaaaaaaacagttgaAAGCCACCACGACTTCGTAGTCCGTATACCTGTAGTGCTGCGTAAATCTCACGCCTTCTTCGCAGTTCCAATTCCCCAAACCAAAACCCTCTCTTCCAGCATTCCAATCCTCCTATCCCTCAGGCTACTATATAAACCCTCATACCTACTCCATCGCACCCCTTAGGCATTTCCCAGTTCCCCACCCTCACCGCTCCATTGTCTCTCTTTCACGCACAACACATACTTGCTTTCGAAGTTAATCAGCATTGGCATAGAGCTCGAATTTTTTCTCTCTCCAGAGCACTATTAAAATGGCCAGTAACGAGCCCGAGCACAGCAGAGAGGAGGAAGAGACCGCTGCCGCTGAGGACGAAGATACCGGAGCTCAGGTTGCCCCTATCGTCAAGCTTGAAGAGGTTTCCGTCACCACTGGCGAAGAAGATGAGGACGCCATCCTCGATCTGtactttcctttcctttcctttccttttttgttttttttaatcttttgccTCTCGATCTGCTACAATTATGGGATTTATGTTAGAAAATTATagggtttttcattttttctttaaattgttAATTAGGAAATCAAAGCTTTACCGATTTGATAAAGACGGAAATCAATGGAAGGAGAGAGGCGCTGGCTCTGTGAAGCTCTTGAAGCACAAAGAGACTGGAAAAGTTCGTCTCGTTATGCGTCAATCTAAGACTCTTAAGATCTGCGCTAATCATCTAGGTCcgtttctatttcttttttttttttataaaaatatttgcAGTAGTTTACCTGATTAGTGTGTTATTAATTTTCTTTGGAAAATTGTGatctgaaaaattttgtattgTTCTGCAGTTGGGCCGACCATGACAGTTCAGGAACATATTGGAAATGATAAGTCTTGCGTGTGGCATGCTGCGGATTTTGCAGATGGTGAACTTAAGGATGAGATGTTCTGCATTAGATTTGCATCTGTTGAGAGTAAGTATATGTCGCTGTTGATCAAtggattttttttgggggggggggaacGTATCCAAGTTCACGTTTGTTCGATGACTTGCTTAACACAGTTTGATGGTGATGTTATCTGcttcattttctacttttaCTTCAAGCATGCTGCGTGTTTTTATGTTGAGATCCATGCTTGTCCATTCTTTGTAGAATTAATAATATTTTCAGACATATGTAGTTTTTCTAATGCTTGAGATCATTTTATGCTTATTGCTGTGGTGATTTGATAGGTTCAAATTCTTTGCAGCATTTGGTTGTTTTTTGTTCCGAGCTGTTGGTTTTGTGTATCATTTGTATGCTATGTATTAGTAAAGTTTAGATATGATAGGCTTATTGCCTAGCTTAACTGTTAATGATAAGAATTGAGATATCTTGCCACATTTTGGTGGAGGGATCTTATCTCTTAGGATGGTTCAGGTTGGCTTTCCCATGAATTGTCTTCTGTTGAGTGTTTCTCTCTGATGTCATTGCTGTCGGCAGAAACCTGATAAAGGAGTCATGTAACACTTTCCTATGCTTGAAGGGCAAATGTTTTGACTAAGGTTATCATTGAAgcatacttttcttttttgcctATTAACATAAAATTTGCTACCATTGAAAACTTTTTGGCTTTTTAGGAACTAGTTGCTCTGAAGGTTAATGTCATTTAATGTGGCAGAATCATTGGGTTTTGATCTCATTAGATGCTTACTTTGTTGTGACCAATTAATTCCAGGGACGTGGCAGAGCGAAGGAAAGCATAACAACTGTAACTGACCCTTTTTCTGTTGCATGACTACTTGTTAATTAGTTTTCTATTTTCTAGGCAATGACTCGAGAAGAGCCAAAGACgagagttcttttttttttgggggggggggggtcggGAAGGGGTATAGGGGAGATATGAAGCTACATTACTAGTCATTGTGTTTTTGCAGAATTTCAGCTTTCTCTGTGTTACCCTTCACCATGTAATGCCCCACAAAAACATTCACCTGTCattctttttttaataattttccctttttggtTGTTTATATCCTTTCACTGGTTTCATGATTTGCAATTAGTGCTGGAAGAGGTAATTTTGCCAACATATGGATGACATG
This window contains:
- the LOC113711355 gene encoding ran-binding protein 1 homolog b, which gives rise to MASNEPEHSREEEETAAAEDEDTGAQVAPIVKLEEVSVTTGEEDEDAILDLKSKLYRFDKDGNQWKERGAGSVKLLKHKETGKVRLVMRQSKTLKICANHLVGPTMTVQEHIGNDKSCVWHAADFADGELKDEMFCIRFASVENCRTFMERVQEVAESQRSKEEDKDASAAAGVLEKLSVEDKAGKEKAEEKPKEETKEEAPAAGKEKVSESEDKETAST